The DNA segment GAATATATTATGCCAGCACTGGCTTGTCTGGGCGATGCCACTACCCATGGTGGTAAGATTATTTCTGCCTCCTCTACCCTGTTTGTTAACGGCATCCAAGTGGTACTGGTTGGCGATCAGATATCCTGCCCTGAGCATGGCACTAATCGAATATCTGAAGGGGATCCCACCGCCTTTGAAAATGGTGTGTCCGTTGTGGTAGATAATTGTCTCTGTGAATGCGGTTGCCGAGTGATCAGCTCACAGAACGACAGTGCTATTGAGTCTTGATTATGTCATGGCCTATTCCGAAAATTCCCACAAAGGCGGTAATACACCAACCGGACTATAAACGTTGGGGCATTATTTTGTTGGTTATGGCACTGGTAGGAGCATTGCTTGCGCTTTTCCCGGGGAAAGCGACAAGTTACGGTCAGGCTCTACTGTATGGCATGTTGCCTGCAATATTACTCTGGTTGTGTTTTTTTGGTCTGGTATTTCATCGCTATGAACAGTCTGTTAATGCTGCCCTGCTATGGAATGAAGAAACAGAGAGGACCAAGCAATACTGGCAGTACTGGAGCAGAAAACAACAGATTGTGGTGGGTAATGTCGTACTCACCCCAGAGAAAAAAGGCGTTGATGCATTGCTGGGAAATCCTGCCGATATACCGGCATACCCTGAAAAGGCACGCCCCCTTTTTGCTGATTTATCTGATCTGAATGAACATCTAAAATTTATCGATCAAGAAATTGAAAAACAATCTCCGGGCTACCGCCATCACCTCAGTAAAATAGTGATTCAGTATCAAAAAAAATATCAGGAAATAACAATAGATCAGGCTGTTTATCAACAGTGGGATCTGTACCCGGAATATGCGGATGCACCAGAATCATTTTGTGCTGGTGATGAAAATGAACTTAGTGGTTTGGGTCTTTTACTTTGTCTGCAGGACTGGACAGGTAGTCAGGCTGAAAAGTACAGCGAATTCATCACCGCACAATTAATCACCTCCGGCCATTTCGCCAGCCAGAATGCGCTTCCCGTCATTGCCGGAGTAGGGAGAAGTCTCTCTTCTGACTCTTTAACTAAGGCGTTGGATATGTTATCTGAATATAACCGATTGGAAAAAGCATCGTTACGTTATGTCTGGTTATCGGGTATGGACGCCGATGAGCGGACCCGGTTAGTCCAACATGTCACATCAAAACAATGGTCCCTACCCGAAAGACGCCCTCTGATTTCACTTGACCACTCATTTGGTTTACCCGGCCCACTGATGTTTCCAGTGGCGGTTTCTTTTTTGACTGATGCCGCAAAACAAACCGGCGAAATGCAGTTATTTATTTCTCGAAATGAAGAAAATATGTATTCACTTTGTCTGATAACCCGGGAGTTATTTTCATGACAACGGAAGTGTCATTGCCAAAAGCCCGTTATGGTATAACCGGGTATATCATTCTCATCATGGGTCTGGCAGGGATAAGTGCTTTCCTGCTATTTATCTGGCAGGGTGAACTTGCTTCCTGGAAAATAACAAAATATACAGCATGGACCATTTGGGGATGCTTTTTTTCTTTTTTACTGATTCTGGCTATTGCCTTTTATTTCCTGCAACGTCACCACTATAAAAAGGATCAGGCTCCATACCGCCCGGAAAATGTTCTCCGCCATAGCAAAAAACAAAATTTGCAGACTGCTCCCGCCGCCAGTCATTTTCCCTCCATCGCTGAAATCCGTGAAGCTATGCGCAATCTGTATGGTCGCGGCTGGCCACGCAAAGTCCGCATCCTAATTATCACCGGCACGCCTGGTGAGGTGGAGCAGTTAACTCCCGGTTTGACCTCGCAATACTGGCAGGAAGATCAGGGTACGTTGCTTCTCTGGGGCGGGGACCTGAATAGCCCTGTTGACAGTCAATGGCTGACCGCGCTGAGTAAACTGCGTCACCGCCCGGCTGATGGCATGGTGTGGGTAACCTCGCTATTTGATCGCCTGTCCTCACCGGACCTGACCCAGCCGCAGCCGGTACCTTCCGACAGCATGATGGATACCTTTTCCCATGCCATCAGCGCCCGCAATCAGACGCTGGGCTGGCAGTTGCCGCTTTATGTCTGGTCGCTGCATCTGCGGGCCGGTAAACCAGAAGGGCGTACGGTTCAGGCGATCGGTTGTCTTCTCCCTGCCGGGTGTCGCCCGGAAGGGCTGGCAGAACAGCTTGCTACCCTGGCACCGGAACTGATTGCGCAGGGGCTGCAACAGGCCTGTGATGCGGTGCAGCACAACTTCCTGCTGACACTGGCCGACCAACTGGTTCGTGAACCACAGAGCGTGGCTGAACCGCTCTCTGTGATACTCAATCCGTACCGCCCGCTGCCGCTGGCGGGGGTTGTCTTCAGCCAGCCCTCCGTGGGAGCAGAGCGTAGCGTTCAGCACCATTGGGGGATGGACAAGCGTTGGAATATCATCCCGGCCACTGTCCGTTCGCTGCCAACAACACTGCGCCCACGTAAACCGGGTATCCCGTGGCAAAAGGTGATGGCATCCGTTGCCGCACTGCTGATGGTGACCTGGGGAACCTGGATGCTGGTCTCCTTTATCAGCAACCGCAGTCAGATACGCAACGCGCAGGAGCAGGCGGCACTGGCAGCTGAACAGCGAATGCCGCTGGGAGAGCGCCTGCATGCGCTGTCTGAACTGCAGAAAACCCTCGGTCGTCTCCAGTACCGTGCAGCACACGGCATCCCCTGGTATGAACGTGCCGGGCTCAGTCAGAATGACGCACTTTTAAAGGCACTCTGGCCTCGTTACAGGGACAGCGCGCAACCCTTGTTGCGGGATGCCGCGGCCGGTCACCTGCAGACGCAACTTAATGCGT comes from the Enterobacteriaceae bacterium Kacie_13 genome and includes:
- a CDS encoding PAAR domain-containing protein; this encodes MNKEYIMPALACLGDATTHGGKIISASSTLFVNGIQVVLVGDQISCPEHGTNRISEGDPTAFENGVSVVVDNCLCECGCRVISSQNDSAIES